In Flavobacterium luteolum, the DNA window AAAACATTCTTTCAAAATATAGGTTACAAACCTCACAAGAATTTACTTGTGAGGTTTTTTTGTAACATAATATTTCTGATATTTGTTAAAAATTGAAGAAATCATGAAAAACACCATAATTATTTTATTCAGTGCAATCTTATTCTCAAATCTTATGAATGCGCAATTAAAACCCGTAAAATATACAGAAGGAAGCCAACAGCTAAACGGCTTATTTATAAAATCTGCTAAAAAAAGCAGTAACAATCCAGGAATCTTACTTTTACCAGCGTGGCTTGGAATTGATAATGCCTCTAAAGGAATTGCAGAAGAATTATCTAAATTAGGCTATCATGTTTTTATCGCTGACATCTATGGCGAAGGAAATTATCCAAAAAACACAGGTGAAGCAGGAAAACAGGCTGGTTTTTATAAAACAAATTTCGAAGCGTATCAAAAACGTATTGATGCTGCCTTAAAAGAATTAGTCAAATCTGGCGCTAATGCCGATAATATTGTGGCTATTGGATATTGCTTTGGAGGAAGCGGTGTTCTTGAAGCTGCCCGCGGACATTTGAATGTAAAAGGTATTGCTTCTTTTCATGGCGGTTTAGGAAAAGATGCGAGCAGAAAAAACGAACCAATTGCTACAAAAGTTCTTATTTGCCATGGAGCTGATGATCCTTTTGTTTCAAAAGACGAAATTGCTGCTTTTCAACAAGAAATGCGTGATGGCAAAGCAGACTGGCAAATGATTTATTATGCAAATGCGGTTCACTCTTTTACTAATCCTGAAGCAGGAAGCGATAACTCTAAAGGTGCTGCATATAATGCTGTTGCTGCCAAAAGATCTTTTGAACATTTACAGCTTTTCTTAAACGAAGTCCTGAAAAAATAATTTCAAAAAACAAATACCTAAAAACTACCAGAACAAATCAATTAACACAAACCAATGTCACATAATAAAATTAGAGAAGACAAAACTTGTCTAAACTGCAGGCATGTTGTTGAGCAGAAATACTGCCCAAACTGCGGACAAGAAAACAGTGATAGCCGAAAAACTTTTCATCATTTATTTATTCATTTTTTTGAAGATTTAACGCACTACGAAAATGCATTTTGGAAAACAATAAAAAATCTGCTGTTCAAGCCTTCAACGCTGACTAAAGAATATCTTTCAGGAAAACGCTTGTCTTATCTTGCTCCAGTCCGATTATATATTTTTATCAGTTTTATTACTTTTTTATTGATTGCAATGTTTCCAAATAATGTTGGTGAAAAAATTGATAAAAGTGAAGAAGCGCTTAACAAAGAACTCTCTAAAGCTACTGACAGTTTAAGTATAAGCAGAAAGGACGACAAAAGATACTTTCATTTTAAAACGATGAAAGAACTTGATTCGATTCAAAAATATGGAAAACCAAATGAGAAGCTGAATGCTTCTTCGTATTGGTTTGCCGAAAAAGCGATACACGTTACGGAAAAATATACCAAAAAAGAGATTTATGAAAAATTCGTTGAATCGTTCTTTCATAACCTGCCTAAAATTCTCTTCATAATCATGCCGTTTTTTGCTTTTTTCTTGTGGCTTTTTCACAACAAAAAAAGATGGTATTATTTTGATCACGGAATTTTCACACTGCACTATTTCTCTTTCCTATTACTGATTTTTCTCATCATGTTTATCATCGACAGATTGATTGGTCTTTTTGGAGAAGATAGTCCGCTGTCTTTTATATCATCAATTACAACATTTGCAGGAACCGTTTGGATGTGCTATTATTTTTATCCTGCGCACCATCGCTTTTATGGTGAGTCAAGAATAGTCTCTTTTATAAAAAGCTTCTTCTTGTTTATAATAAATTCTCTTTTTATCCTATTTTTACTCACTTTATACGTTCTTTACACATTTATTAATTTACACTAACTACTAGAATGAAAAAAATACTCATTTTATTCTTAATTGTCTCTGCGTATTCTTGTAAAACTGCGCAGTCAACTACAGCTAAAGACAATTCGGATCCAACAAAATACGTAAAAGCGATCAGCGAAAAAGATCTTAAAAAAATGCTTTATACTGTTGCTTCTGACGAAATGGAAGGCCGCGAAACTGGCTCTAAAGGACAGAAAAAAGCAGGTCTTTATATGATCGAGCAATACAAAAAAAGCGGAATTTCTTTTCCAAAAGGAGCTAAAGATTTCTACCAGCCTGTTCCTGCTGCATTTATGAATGCAAGACGTAATCAAAATCTTCCAGATTCTGAAAATATCTGGGCTTACATTGAAGGTTCAGAAAAACCAAATGAAGTTTTGGTAATTTCTGCACACTATGACCACGTGGGAATTAAAGATGGTGAAGTTTATAACGGTGCTGACGACGATGGTTCTGGAACTGTAGCTGTGATCGAAATGGCTAAAGCTTTTGCTAAAGCTAAAAAACAAGGTCATGGTCCAAAACGTTCTATCTTGTTTCTTCACGTAACTGGCGAGGAGCACGGTTTACATGGATCTCGTTATTATTCTGAAAATCCATTATTTCCAATCGAAAACACCATTGCAGATATCAACATTGACATGATCGGACGCCGTGATGTTGAGCATTCAAATACAAACAACTACGTTTATGTTATTGGTGCTGATAGATTATCTTCTGATTTACACAATGCCGTAGTAGCTCAAAACGAAAAATACATCAAAATGGACTTAGATTTTAAATTTAATGATCCAAAAGATCCAAACCATTTCTATGAGCGTTCTGACCACTATAACTTTGCAAAACACGGCATTCCAGCTGTTTTCTTCTTCAACGGAGTTCACGAAGATTACCACGGAAAAGGTGACGAACCTCAAAAAATTGAGTACGATGCTTTAACTAAGAGAACGAAACTGGCTTTTGTAGTAGCTTGGGATTTAGCTAATAGAGAGAATAGACCGGTAGTTGATAAGAAGTAGTTCTTTTTAAGATACTAAGGTTCTAAGATGCTAAGATTCTAAGGTTTCTTTTAGGAACGGTCATAAAAAAAAGGATGAGTTTAACTCATCCTTTTTTTGTTATTTATTATTGATTTACTTTTTCTTAATGCTAAAAACCTTAGAATCTTAGCATCTCAGAACCTTAGC includes these proteins:
- a CDS encoding dienelactone hydrolase family protein, which gives rise to MKNTIIILFSAILFSNLMNAQLKPVKYTEGSQQLNGLFIKSAKKSSNNPGILLLPAWLGIDNASKGIAEELSKLGYHVFIADIYGEGNYPKNTGEAGKQAGFYKTNFEAYQKRIDAALKELVKSGANADNIVAIGYCFGGSGVLEAARGHLNVKGIASFHGGLGKDASRKNEPIATKVLICHGADDPFVSKDEIAAFQQEMRDGKADWQMIYYANAVHSFTNPEAGSDNSKGAAYNAVAAKRSFEHLQLFLNEVLKK
- a CDS encoding DUF3667 domain-containing protein — encoded protein: MSHNKIREDKTCLNCRHVVEQKYCPNCGQENSDSRKTFHHLFIHFFEDLTHYENAFWKTIKNLLFKPSTLTKEYLSGKRLSYLAPVRLYIFISFITFLLIAMFPNNVGEKIDKSEEALNKELSKATDSLSISRKDDKRYFHFKTMKELDSIQKYGKPNEKLNASSYWFAEKAIHVTEKYTKKEIYEKFVESFFHNLPKILFIIMPFFAFFLWLFHNKKRWYYFDHGIFTLHYFSFLLLIFLIMFIIDRLIGLFGEDSPLSFISSITTFAGTVWMCYYFYPAHHRFYGESRIVSFIKSFFLFIINSLFILFLLTLYVLYTFINLH
- a CDS encoding M28 family peptidase, with product MKKILILFLIVSAYSCKTAQSTTAKDNSDPTKYVKAISEKDLKKMLYTVASDEMEGRETGSKGQKKAGLYMIEQYKKSGISFPKGAKDFYQPVPAAFMNARRNQNLPDSENIWAYIEGSEKPNEVLVISAHYDHVGIKDGEVYNGADDDGSGTVAVIEMAKAFAKAKKQGHGPKRSILFLHVTGEEHGLHGSRYYSENPLFPIENTIADINIDMIGRRDVEHSNTNNYVYVIGADRLSSDLHNAVVAQNEKYIKMDLDFKFNDPKDPNHFYERSDHYNFAKHGIPAVFFFNGVHEDYHGKGDEPQKIEYDALTKRTKLAFVVAWDLANRENRPVVDKK